The Bacteroidales bacterium genomic sequence ACGTGTCCAATGTGCTCCAAGATTTTCAAAATGATTATCAACCCAGTTCCAATAATCTGAATCGTCAAATTCCATTTGTTCCATAAACCATTGATATTCGAGAGAATAGGCTCCGAATATGCCGAATTTTGAGTCTTCATAATCTTGTGCAAAAGCTGTTACCGGCAATATTGCTCCGGCAAAAAAGAATACCGGTAAAATTAAAATAAATGATATTTTATTTTTCATTAATAAATAAATTAGATTTCTAATTAATATTTATTTAATTTGACTGTTTTTATACTTAAAGGTTTAATTTTTTTTTTGCGGAAATCTTGATACAAATTAATTAACATTCATGTAAAAAGAGCATATACCGATTTATCTTTCTTTTTTAATTGGTAGTAATAAGTTATATTCGGGATTTTTTGAATTTCTTCCTGAAACTTATTTTTATTATCAAATATAATTAGTTTGAAATCTCCGTAAAAATACCATTCCCCGTCAAGATAATTCTCATTAATTATTTTTATTGAATCGTTTTTTATTTCGAAAGTCCCGTTCTGATCAACAATATGAGGCATGAGTTCTTTTTCATACGGCAATTGAAATAAATGTTCTCCTTTTATCATAAATTTACCTTTATTAAAAATAATATTACAATTAATAAGCACTTTATAATCCGGTGATATATATGCTTTAATTTTCCATTCTCCGTTTAAATTATTGTTATATTTTGTATTTTGTTTCATAACATTTTCTCCTGTTATAATCATATATTGCTTAATAACTTATGCACTATACCGCTTAAAGTAATTTTCTTTCACTCACAGCATTATCTATTCTAATACTATTTTTTTAATCGCTGTTCCGTTTTCTGTTATTATTTTTACAAAATAAACCCCTTTTGGCTGATTGCCTAAATCAACTCTATATTCATCAGATGACTTAAAGTCATCAGATGAATAATGCAACACTTGTCCGCTGATATTTGTAATTTCTGCTTCAACTTTGCCAAAGTTTGAAACTTTGGCAAAGTTTATAGTAAATACTCCTGTTGTAGGGTTTGGATAAATAATAATATCAGAATAATTATTTATTGTATTAATATTTGTTAAAGTATCAATTAAGGTAATTGGCCTTAATGCTGATAAGCTGTCTCCTTCGTTATCCCAAATTGTTAATTTTACTAAATAGTCTCCTTGATTTAGTCCGTTTGTATTCCATACACTTAATAAATTTTGATAAACCTGACTTGTTGATTCCTCAATTAATGTCCAAGTATTTTCCGGTTGAAGACAATAATAAAGTTTATATCTGTCAAAAGTTATCATCGGGCTGTTATCGGGACCTGCATCAATCCATGCTGAACCTGATATATTAATATTATTATCTACCTGAGTAATATCAAGAGTGTCTAATGCGACAAACATTACGAGAGAGGTGTCTTGTGCTTCAGGTAAGAAATCAAATTCACTATTGACAGCCAGAAGATAAGAATGATTATGGGCTATATTAGGACCCAGAGGTGGTGGGGCCCATGGACTTATTGCCTTGACTGAAGAATTTACTATGAGCAGAGTTGCATTTTGCCATACACTTACGAAAGATTTAACCAGCCCATCAGTAAAATTTCCAAATGCATTATCAGTGAATCCTAAGTGTTGCCATATTCCATCACATACACTATTTGTAATATATGACACAGAATTATTTTTACCCATCATTTCTCCAAAAGAGCATGAGTCAATGTATAAAACTGTATTTTCAAGAGCATAGGGTTGCCATGAATAAACAGCGGAATTTAATAATTGAAAATGACGATCAGGCAAAGGAACTGTAAAATCTGTATAATAAGTGGAGTCTAATACCCCGTAAAAAGTTAATGTATCTGACCCGGAGATTCTTAATGCAGCACCGTAAACCAAAGAATTAGTAACTGTTAGATTGCTTCCGGGAAATGACTCTATTCCCCACCAGACAATGTTGCATGTATC encodes the following:
- a CDS encoding T9SS type A sorting domain-containing protein, translated to MKKFKTLFVIISILNTSFIFAQFPQQKVNKCYYQQLNNLRSNKIINKHWHNKSNLDIKQCINHSKIPFDLNHPYINISRYNFFTKELDLKNININKRTKSNDLYVGYNDSVLIVSDTIINGDIIIYGNGVFIVDSAKLTLSGNLYARDNGQAIFRNYAHLHFNQLYMAQYFLFLVNNAKFEATDVTIDGNNYPLNFQELRDSSVYIARRVNFIDWVFRKVYNNSTLILEDVDFVGDLLVDDSCQVNFTRCAKLLPWLEAPYGSVFDIQFPMSDTVLHFEFNETQPGIDGIGYTMTIDTCNIVWWGIESFPGSNLTVTNSLVYGAALRISGSDTLTFYGVLDSTYYTDFTVPLPDRHFQLLNSAVYSWQPYALENTVLYIDSCSFGEMMGKNNSVSYITNSVCDGIWQHLGFTDNAFGNFTDGLVKSFVSVWQNATLLIVNSSVKAISPWAPPPLGPNIAHNHSYLLAVNSEFDFLPEAQDTSLVMFVALDTLDITQVDNNINISGSAWIDAGPDNSPMITFDRYKLYYCLQPENTWTLIEESTSQVYQNLLSVWNTNGLNQGDYLVKLTIWDNEGDSLSALRPITLIDTLTNINTINNYSDIIIYPNPTTGVFTINFAKVSNFGKVEAEITNISGQVLHYSSDDFKSSDEYRVDLGNQPKGVYFVKIITENGTAIKKIVLE